Proteins from one Microbacterium faecale genomic window:
- a CDS encoding DEAD/DEAH box helicase — protein sequence MVHERLTAEAVEAAEVEGQTFGDLGLGDNICRALADLGAASPFPIQAATIGPILEGKDVLGRGRTGSGKTIAFGAPMVEALLRGRDGGRRAFGRAPQALIVAPTRELALQIDRTVQPIARSVGLFTTQVYGGVPQGKQVGALKKGVDIVIGTPGRIEDLHAQGKLDLSEVKIAVLDEADHMCDLGFLEPVQRILRLTKEGGQKLLFSATLDREVSALVDEFLKDPQVYEVAGEDQDSGTIDHQVLVVDQRSKRDVIEQLADRGGRTIIFSRTRAFADQLVEQFEDADIRAIALHGDLNQAKRTRNIERFSKGRISVLVATDVAARGIHVDDVDLVVQADAPDEYKTYLHRSGRTGRAGREGRVITLIPRNRRRRMSDLLKRAEIDAPFRDVTPGDPLITELAG from the coding sequence GTGGTGCACGAGCGTCTCACCGCGGAGGCCGTAGAGGCCGCCGAGGTCGAGGGACAGACGTTCGGCGACCTCGGTCTGGGCGACAACATCTGCCGTGCCCTCGCCGACCTCGGCGCGGCGAGCCCCTTCCCGATTCAGGCCGCCACGATCGGCCCGATCCTCGAGGGCAAGGACGTGCTCGGCCGCGGCCGCACCGGATCCGGCAAGACGATCGCCTTCGGTGCGCCGATGGTCGAGGCGCTCCTGCGCGGACGCGACGGCGGACGGCGCGCTTTCGGACGCGCACCGCAGGCGCTGATCGTCGCTCCGACGCGCGAACTCGCGCTGCAGATCGACCGCACCGTACAGCCGATCGCCCGCAGCGTGGGTCTGTTCACCACGCAGGTATACGGCGGCGTCCCGCAGGGCAAGCAGGTCGGCGCGCTCAAGAAGGGCGTCGACATCGTGATCGGCACGCCCGGCCGCATCGAGGACCTCCACGCCCAGGGCAAGCTCGACCTCAGCGAGGTCAAGATCGCCGTCCTCGACGAGGCCGACCACATGTGCGACCTCGGGTTCCTCGAGCCCGTGCAGCGCATCCTGCGCCTCACGAAGGAAGGCGGCCAGAAGCTGCTCTTCAGTGCGACGCTCGACCGCGAGGTCTCGGCGCTCGTCGACGAGTTCCTCAAGGACCCGCAGGTGTACGAGGTCGCGGGTGAAGACCAGGACTCGGGCACGATCGACCACCAGGTGCTCGTCGTCGACCAGCGCAGCAAGCGCGACGTCATCGAGCAGCTCGCCGACCGTGGCGGGCGCACGATCATCTTCAGCCGCACGCGCGCCTTCGCCGACCAGCTCGTCGAGCAGTTCGAAGATGCGGATATCCGCGCGATCGCCCTGCACGGCGACCTGAACCAGGCCAAGCGCACGCGCAACATCGAGCGTTTCTCGAAGGGACGCATCAGCGTGCTCGTCGCGACCGACGTGGCCGCACGAGGGATCCACGTCGACGACGTCGATCTCGTCGTGCAGGCCGACGCCCCGGACGAGTACAAGACGTACCTGCACCGCTCGGGCCGCACCGGGCGCGCCGGTCGCGAGGGCCGCGTCATCACGCTGATCCCGCGCAACCGCCGCCGCCGCATGAGCGACCTGCTCAAGCGCGCCGAGATCGACGCCCCGTTCCGCGACGTGACACCCGGCGACCCCCTCATCACCGAACTCGCCGGCTGA